From Toxorhynchites rutilus septentrionalis strain SRP chromosome 2, ASM2978413v1, whole genome shotgun sequence, a single genomic window includes:
- the LOC129769278 gene encoding uncharacterized protein LOC129769278 isoform X2 translates to MVWTRPQEPSIPTVWYTFKARDAEGDTLVKYRVEDLTDDRKGLSGDCRAMSEFVDIWKWCFGQKMTLVCYKEGSDEIVGANLLYVRTSDEEEGRQFQSTVVQDIMATIEYTTQQFNLFEHYKVDHYLKSSGLAISRRYRGRGIATEVLKTRVPLCKAFGIKLTATNFASDAAQVAATIAGFETNFEVTYEDFAKMGSRYSFPGIQSKSLKLMSLRIV, encoded by the exons ATGGTTTGGACACGACCACAGGAACCGTCGATTCCGACTGTTTGGTACACTTTCAAGGCGAGAGATGCCGAGGGCGATACCTTGGTGAAGTATCGGGTGGAGGATTTAACCGATGATCG TAAAGGACTGTCCGGCGACTGTCGTGCGATGTCCGAGTTTGTGGACATCTGGAAATGGTGCTTCGGACAGAAGATGACGCTCGTTTGCTACAAGGAGGGCTCAGATGAAATTGTAGGGGCGAATCTGCTTTATGTTAGGACATCGGACGAAGAAGAGGGTCGGCAA TTTCAAAGCACTGTCGTTCAGGATATAATGGCCACAATTGAATACACGACCCAGCAGTTCAACCTCTTCGAGCACTATAAGGTGGACCACTACCTCAAATCGTCTGGGTTGGCCATCAGTCGTCGGTATCGAGGACGAGGGATAGCAACGGAAGTCCTGAAAACTCGCGTTCCTCTCTGCAAGGCCTTCGGTATCAAATTAACGGCGACCAATTTTGCCTCGGATGCTGCGCAAGTGGCAGCTACGATAGCCGGATTCGAGACGAATTTCGAAGTGAC cTACGAGGACTTTGCGAAAATGGGCTCCAGATACTCATTCCCTGGCATCCAATCAAAAAGTTTGAAATTAATGAGTTTGAGGATAGTATGA
- the LOC129769278 gene encoding uncharacterized protein LOC129769278 isoform X1: MVWTRPQEPSIPTVWYTFKARDAEGDTLVKYRVEDLTDDRYEDMIKHFCENLVGDSSFYQSKGLSGDCRAMSEFVDIWKWCFGQKMTLVCYKEGSDEIVGANLLYVRTSDEEEGRQFQSTVVQDIMATIEYTTQQFNLFEHYKVDHYLKSSGLAISRRYRGRGIATEVLKTRVPLCKAFGIKLTATNFASDAAQVAATIAGFETNFEVTYEDFAKMGSRYSFPGIQSKSLKLMSLRIV, from the exons ATGGTTTGGACACGACCACAGGAACCGTCGATTCCGACTGTTTGGTACACTTTCAAGGCGAGAGATGCCGAGGGCGATACCTTGGTGAAGTATCGGGTGGAGGATTTAACCGATGATCGGTACGAAGATATGATCAAACACTTCTGCGAGAATTTAGTCGGAGACTCTTCATTCTATCAAAGTAAAGGACTGTCCGGCGACTGTCGTGCGATGTCCGAGTTTGTGGACATCTGGAAATGGTGCTTCGGACAGAAGATGACGCTCGTTTGCTACAAGGAGGGCTCAGATGAAATTGTAGGGGCGAATCTGCTTTATGTTAGGACATCGGACGAAGAAGAGGGTCGGCAA TTTCAAAGCACTGTCGTTCAGGATATAATGGCCACAATTGAATACACGACCCAGCAGTTCAACCTCTTCGAGCACTATAAGGTGGACCACTACCTCAAATCGTCTGGGTTGGCCATCAGTCGTCGGTATCGAGGACGAGGGATAGCAACGGAAGTCCTGAAAACTCGCGTTCCTCTCTGCAAGGCCTTCGGTATCAAATTAACGGCGACCAATTTTGCCTCGGATGCTGCGCAAGTGGCAGCTACGATAGCCGGATTCGAGACGAATTTCGAAGTGAC cTACGAGGACTTTGCGAAAATGGGCTCCAGATACTCATTCCCTGGCATCCAATCAAAAAGTTTGAAATTAATGAGTTTGAGGATAGTATGA